The Meiothermus sp. genome segment GCAAACTCTCGCTGCCGGCGGCCCTGGGGGTGGTGCAGCCGTTGGCCCAGCTGGTGTACTTCCTCGAGCTCAAGGGCTTGGCACTGGTAGACCTCGAGCCCCAGGCGCTCTGCCAGACCAACCAGGGGCTGCGGCTGGCCTTGCCGCCACGGCTGGCCCGCTTGGGCGAGCCAGCGCCCCAGGTCTGGCGGCAGGGCTACACCCCCCCCGAGGTTCTGGCCGAAGCAACCGTGAGCAGCAAGACCGGGGTGTACCTGCTGGGGGCTTTGTTGTTCGAACTTCTCACCGGCACGGCGCTGCCGGTGGAGGGGCCCAGCGAGTTGCTGCTCTCGAGCATCCCCATCCCGGGCGTGCCCCAGGCGCTGGCCCAGATGCTGGCCCCCCCCGGGGAGCGGGCAACCCCCAAGCAGGCTTTGGCCCTGCTCAAAAAGCTTTCGCACCCCAGCGAGGTGGAGGTGGTGCTCGAGCTCGGCGAGGCCACCAGCGTGGGCCTTAATCCCAGCCGCCATTACAACCAGGATGCCTATGCCTACCGCCTCGAGCGCGTCCAGTCGGAGTTTGGTCGCACCCTCTTACTCCGCGCCTGCGTAAGTGACGGCATGGGCGGCATGGCCGCCGGCGAGCGGGCCAGCCAGGCCGCCGTCGAGACCTTCATTGCGGGCCACCCGCCCCATCCCATTGACGACCCCCAGGCCCAGTCCGACTGGGGGGTGCGGCTGGTCTGGGCTGCCAATCAGGCCGTGCTCGAGACCCTGGCGGGCCTGGACGGGGGCTGCACCCTGAGCGGGGTGATGCTCTGGGGAGCCCGCTACACCGTGGCCCACGTGGGTGATACCCGCGTTTATCTCTGGCGTCAGGGCCAGCTCCAGCAGCTTACCCGCGACCATTCGTTGGTAGCCGCCCTGGTGGCCAGCCAGATGATTACCCGTGAGGAGGCCATGCGGCACCCCGACCGCAACCAGGTTTTGCGTTCGCTGGGCAACCTGCGCCAGCCGCAGGGGGGCTATGTGGAAACCCTCGAGGCCACCACCGGGCAGGTTTCAGGGGTGCTCGAGCCCGGCGAAGCCCTGGTGCTTGTCTCCGATGGGGTCTGGGGCGAGGTAACCGAGGCCCAAATGGCCGAGATTTTGAGTCAGGCAGGTAGCTTCCAGGCCGCCGCCGAAGCCCTGGTGCAGCAAGCGCTGGCCGCAGGCGCCCCCGACAACGCCACCGCGCTCATCGTCTGCCGCCGGGCTTAGTCCGATTTGAGATGAGACCCACCCCCCGCACCTTTGCCCTCCTGGGTGCTGCCGGCGCACTGCTGGGCGGCCTCCTGGGGGAGTTGCTGATTCCCCGGCCCAACCCCCAGGCAGCCACTTCCCAGCCAGCAGCCATTGCTCTGGTAATCGATGCCTCGGGCAGCATGAACGAGCAGAACAAACTGGCCGAGGTCAAGCGGGCCGCGCGGGACTTTGTGCTCCGGCAAGACCTGCAGGTCACCCAAATTGCGGTGGTGGGTTTTGGCAGCCAGGCCCACCTGGAAAGCCCCCTTTCCAGCAACCGGCAAGCTTTGCTCGAGGCCCTCGAGCGCATTCAGGACGGGGGCGGCACCATGATGGCGGAGGGCTTGCAGGCCGGGCAGGAAGCCCTAGGCCAGACCGAGGTGGTATCCCGTAGCATCCTGCTCTTTACCGACGGGGTTCCGGGCAGCACCCTCATGCCCGAGTCGGTGGCCCGTCGCCTGGCGCTGGGGGTGGCCGAGCAGATTCGGGCTCAGGGCATCCAGCTGGTAGCGGTGGGCACCGAAGACGCCAATTTGCGCTTCCTGGCCGAACTCACGGGCTCGCGCGAGTTGGTTTTTTCCACCACCTCCGGGCAGTTCGACCAGGCCTTTCGCCAGGCCGAGCAGGCCATCCAGCAACTTTTTGGGAACCGCGCCCCCATCGGTGCAGGCCGGGCTTTGCAAGAAGCCTTTTTGTGGGGGGGCCTGGTGGCTTTGGGGCTGGGGCTGGTGTTGCTGGTGGGCCAGAACATCCTGACCCTGCGCGGGCGCTGGTTCCGCGATCTGAGCTGGGTGCCCTTTGGCGCTGCCCTGCTGGGTGGGGCCTCGGCAGGGTTGGGACAGTTGCTCTTGGTGACCGGCAGTGGCCGGGGCCTGGGCTGGGCCATTCTGGGAGCCGGGGCCGGGCTTTTCCTGGGTCTGGCGGATCGCTCGAGGGCCAAAGCCCTGCGGGGCGCCCTGGGGGGCGCAGCAGGGGGTTTTCTGGGCGGCCTGGTGTTCGAGTGGCTGCTGGGCGGCAGCGGCACCCTGGCCCGGCTGGTGGGGTTCGCAGTCCTGGGAGCGGCCATCGGGCTGATGGTGCAATGGGCCCAACAAGCCTTCAAAGCAGCCTGGCTGATGGGCCTCACCACCGGCCCGTACGAGGGAAAGGAATATATTCTGGCCAAGCCGGTGGTCACGGTAGGCCGCTCCGATGCCAACGATATCGGTCTCTACCGCGAGCGCGATCTGCCGCTCAAGGCTGGTGTGCTGCGGCAGGAAAAGGGGCAGTGGGTCTGGGATGGCGCTACCATTCTGGTCAACGGGCAGGGCACCTCCCGGCAGGCATTGCAACCAGGCGACCGGCTGGGCTTCGGGGCTACCGAGTTTTTGTTCCAGGTGCGTGGGGCCCTGCCGCCCGAAGCCAAAGAAGCCTGGGTTTTGCATGGCGACCAGGGCTCGTATCCCCTGCCCTTCCCGCTCCAACGAGCGGTCATCGGCTCGGCCCCAAGTTGCCAGGTACAGGTGCCTGGCATTGCCGACCAGCACGTCGAGATTCGTCTGGGCCACGAGGGGTTGAAGCTTGTGGTGCGGGCCACGCCCACCCAGCTCAACGGGCAAAGCCTAAGAGCAGGTCAGCAACTACCCCTCAAGGCGGGGGATTTGCTCGAGCTTGGCACGCAAGAACTGGCCCTGGCCCGGCAGCGCAACCTGCCTGAATCTGGGTGATAGCTCTGTGCACCGTTTTCGGAGGTGACCCATGTTCGACGGCTTCGAAAGTCTGGATGTCCAGACCTCCACCGTGCGCATTCACCTGGTCAAAGGCGGCAGCGGCCCCCCGGTGCTGCTGCTGCACGGCTACCCCCAGACCCATGCCATGTGGCACCGGGTGGCCCCCCTACTGGCGCAGCACTTCACGGTGGTGGCGTCCGACCTGCGCGGCTACGGCGATAGCGAGAAGCCGCCGGGCGACCCGGCCCATCAGCACTATAGCAAGCGCCAGATGGCCCAGGATCAGGTCGAGGTGATGCGGGCCCTGGGCTTTGAGCGGTTCTTCGTAGTGGGTCACGACCGGGGCGGGCGGGTGGGCCACCGCATGGCCCTCGATTACCCCGAGCAGGTGCTAAAGCTGGCCGTGCTGGACATTGCTCCCACGCCCTACGTGTTTGCCCACCTAAGCCGCGAGCTGGCCCTGGCCTACTACCACTGGTTTTTCCTGGCCCAGCCCCCTGGCTTCCCCGAGCGCCTGATTAGCTTCGACCCCATCGGGTTTTTGCACCAGAAGCTGGGCGGCTGGGGAACGGGCCTGGCAGCCTTTGCCCCCGAGGCCCTGGCCGAATACAAGCGTTGCTTCCGCGACCCCGCCACCATCCACGCCACCTGTGAGGACTACCGCGCAGCGGCCGGTATAGACCTAAAGCACCACGCCGCCGATAGCCACAAGGTGGCGTGCCCCTTGCTGGTGCTGTGGGGCGCAAAGGGCATAGTTCACCGTACCTGCGATCCCCTGGCGGCCTGGCGGGAATACGCCCTGGATGTGCAGGGAAAGGCCATTGAGGCGGGCCACTTCCTCTGCGAGGAAAACCCCACCGCTACCACCCAGGCTTTGCTGGAATTCCTCCGGGCGTAGCTGGCCCGGAAGGTCAACCAAAAGTGTCCACCAGACCAGCCCCGCCCCCTACCGCCAGGGGGTGAGGGCCTGCTCCAAACGTGCCAGCGTCCAGTCCAGCAGCACCGCCAGCAAGGCCACCGCCGCCGCCCCCTGCACCACATAGGCCAGGTTGCTCACAGCCAGCCCGGCGATGATCGGTACCCCCAGGCCTCCCCCGCCCACCAGCGGGGCCACGGTGGCAGTAGCCAGAATCAGCACCAGGCTGGTACGAATGCCTGCCAGTATCACCGGCAAAGCCAGCGGCAACTCCACCCGCCAGAGCATCTGCCAGCGGGCATACCCCATGCCCTTCGCGGCATCCAGCACATCGTGGGGCAGTGAAGTGAGCCCTTCTAGACCATTGCGCACTACGGGCAGCAGGCCATACAAGAACAATGCCAGCACCGCTCCAGAAGAGCCAAAGCCAAAAAACGGCAGGGCCAGCACCAGCACCGCCACCGGGGGGAAGGTCTGCCCCACGGCCACCAGGTTCTCGAGCAAGGGGCGGAAGGCCGCCCCCGCGGGCCGGGTAACCAGCACCACCAGCGGCAAACCCACCAGTACCACCAGCGCACCCGCGCCAAAGGTGATGGCCAGGTGCTGCAAAGTGAGGTTCAGCAGGGTCTCGCGCTCGAAAAGGGGGCCCTGGGCACTGGGAAATAGAAGGGAAAAAAGAACCTTCCAGATAGATTGCTGGGCCAATAAGAAAAGTACCAGCCCCCACCCCAACAAAGGGAGCCAGAGCGGGTGGGCCGGTTTGCGGAGGACTCTGCGAACTATGCTTCCTCCTCCGAGACCGCAGCCAGCAGGGTCTCTAGCCGCACCAGACCGACCAGCCTGCCCGTTGCGTCGCTCACCCCCAGGGTGCGAAGGCCGCTCGCAAGCAGGGTCGCAAACGCTTCACGGGCACTGGCCGAATGAGGAATGGATACCGATGGACGGTGCGAGTCCAGCGGCTCAATCAGCCCATCTAAAGGAATTCGCGAAAGGCGCAAAAGGGTGCGCGAGGGCCCCAGAAAGCTCTGAACGAAGGAGGTTTTGGGACGCCGCAAAAGCACTTCGGGGGGGTCGTACTGTTCAATACGCCCCCCGTTCATCAAGCAGATGCGATCCGAGATTTTGACCGCTTCCTCGAGGTCATGGGTGACAAACAGCACGGTCTTTCTGAGTTCGCTTTGCAGCTTCAAAAACTCGTCCTGCAAGCGTTCGCGCGTGGGGGGGTCTACCGCACCAAAGGGCTCGTCCATTAGCAGCACCGGCGGGTCGGCGGCCAGGGCCCGGGCCAGGCCCACCCGCTGGGCCTGGCCACCCGAAAGCTCGCGCGGGTAGCGGCCTGCAAAGGTCTGGGGTTCCAGACCCACCAGGGCCAGCATCTCTTTGGCTCGAGCCTCGCGTTTTTCCTTTTTCCAGCCCAAAAGGCGCGGTACTACCATCACGTTCTCCAGCACACTCATATGCGGGAACAGCCCGATGCTCTGGATTACGTAGCCCATGCCCCGCCGGAGTTCCACCTCGTCCAGTCCGCGCACGTCCCGATTGTCCACAAACACCGTGCCCTCGGTCGGTTCAACCAGGCGGTTGACCGTGCGCAGCAGGGTGGTTTTGCCGCACCCCGACGGCCCCAGCAAGGTGACGAGTTGCCCCTGGGCGACCTCGAGGCTCACACCCCCCAGCGCCTCGAAGTCCCCGTAGCGCTTGACGACATTCTCAAAGCGGATCATAGGGTTGGGGCAGAGGGGTCAGGGATGAGGGGTTTTGGCCAGTTGGACAATCAGCGCCCGGAGCATCTTCTTTATTTGTGTACAAGATTGCATTAGTCGCCAGGTCTGCCCTTTCTCCATCAAGCCCAATCGCTCCGATAGTCCGATAGTAAGATATGCGCTTTCAGTTCGCATGACGAGCCATGGGCAATCCACAAAAATTGTACATACCCCTTTCTCGACCCACGCTCATGTCCTTCCGCTATGTTGGCCGGAATGGAAGCGCACGAGCGGTTGATCTGCAATGCCAAGCCACACAGTTCCTTCGTGGAGAACGACGCCGTCAAGTTGTAGCGCTGCACTGCCAAATCCATGCTTCGTTACCAAACTATCAGATCCTGGTAGGTCTTAATCAAAATCTGCATTCTTTCTAAACACTCCTTTTCCCATCAACTGTCGCCGCGCCCCTGACCCCTAACCTCTATATTCCCATCCTCCGCCTAAAGACCCCACCCACAAACCGCAGCACTGCGTCCACCAGCAGGGCCAGAAGGATAATCGGAATCGCCCCCAGCAGCACCATGTCGGGTGCGCCCCCTTCTACCCCGCGCAGGATGAAAAAACCCAGCCCTCCCGCGCCAATCAGGGCCGCGACGGTGGCGATGCCGATGGTCAGGGCAGCGGCACCACGCATACCCTCGAGCATCAACGGCAAGGCCAACGGCAGCTCGACCCGCCAGAAGAGCTGTGCCGGGCTCATACCCATGCCGCGTCCGGCGTCTTTGACTGCCTCGGGCACCCCGCGCAGGCCGGTATAGACGTTGAGCACCACCGGTAAGAGCGCATACAGGGTCAGGGCCAGCACAGCGGGGGCCGCCCCAATACCCCGAATCCCCGAGGCCTGCAGGGGGGCCTGGAAGGCAATCCGTAGCGGGTCGGGCCCCAGGAGGCTGTGGAGCCAGGCCCCCGCCATCACCAGGGCCAAAAGACCCAGCGGCAGCATGAGCAAAACCGCCAACCCCCCCGAAACCGCCCACAGCAAGCGAAAAGCAAACACCCCCACCACCAGCAGGGCCAGGGCGGTCTCGAGGCGCAGGGTTTGCGAAACCTGGGCCAGCAGCGGCAGGAGCAGGCCAAAAAGCGCCAGCGAGGGAATGGTCTGCAAAAACCCCATCACCCCCAGCACCCAGCCAAAGCGGGGGCTGCTGGCAGCCAGCACCCCAAGCGGCACCCCCACCCCAACGGCCAGCAGCACCGCGCTACCCGAGAGCGAAAGATGGCGCCATAGCTCGGTGGCAAACTGCTCACGCCAGGATCGCCACTCCACCACAGGCCCCAGTTGATCGAAGGCCCCAAGCCCAATCAGCAGCGCCAAGGCGAGCGGGGCCGTGAGCACCGCCCAGCCGCGCCCCTCGCGGTAGACTGCAAAGTAGCCCACATACAGCGCCAGCAGGGAGAGCCACAGGCCCCCCGCGGCAGAGACTCGAGCGCTCTCGGGCTGGTTGCTCAATAAATATGCTGCACCCTGTCCGACCAGCAAACCCCAGACCAGCAGGGCCATTCCCAGCAGCAACCCCCGCCAGAACCCCCGGACAAAGGCAATCAACAACCACAGCCCCAGCAACAGCAGGCCCCAGGAACCCGGCCAGCCCCACACGCCAACAGCTTCACCGGCGGCAATACGGCTTGCCTTAAGCTCGAGCCAGGGCAGCCCCAGGGCCACTAGCCCCAGCCCGACAGCCAGCAGGGCCACCGGGTGGGGGTTCAGGATTGTCCGCCGGGTCTCACCCTGAGCCCTGGGCCCTGGGCTCACCGCTCTCACCGGATAAAGTTCTTGGAGCGCAGGTAGGCCCGCGCCACCTCGGCGGGGTTTTTACCGTTCACCGCCACTTCCGCGTTGAGCTGGGAAAGCGCGGCTTCGCCCAGGCTGGCAAAGACCGGGTTAACTAGGGCGGCGAGTTCGGGAAAGCGGTCGAAAACGGCCTTGCGCACCGTGATGGCTGGCTGGTACACCGCCACCGCTCCCCTGGGGTCGGTCAGGGCCACCAGGCCCAGGGCCGCAATGCCGCCATCGGTGCCATAGGCCATGGCCGCATTCACCCCGCCCGTACCCCGGGCTGCCGCCTGCTGGGTCTGGGTGGTGTTGCCGCCGGGCAAGATTACCAGTTGCTCGGGCTTCATCTTGAAGCCGTAGACCTTCTCGAAGGCCTTGAGGGCATCGTCGCGGTCCACAAACTCCTGGCTGGCCGCCAGCCGCACCTGCGCCCCACCGTTCACCCAGCGGGCAAAGTCGGCCATGGTGCGGAGGTTATTTTGCTGGGCCAAAGCCTGCGGCACCGCAATGGCCCAGGTGTTGTTGGCCGGGGCCGGATTCAGCCAGACGATGTTGTTTTTGGCGTCGAGTTCTTTGGCCTTGGCAAAGCCTTTGGCCGCATCGCGGGTTACGGCCTGGGCGCTGGGATCATCCTTGAAAAACACCCCCAGGGCCGTACCGGTGTACTCGGGGTAGAGGTCTATCTCGCCGGAAAGCAGGGCCTTGCGCACCACATCGGTGGTGCCGGTGCTGCAACGGTCGTTCACCCGGAAGCCGTTGGCCTCGAGTAAAATCTTGACCATCTGACACAGCACTGCACCCTCGGTATCAATCTTGGAGCCCACCGTAACAGGGCCTTTCTGTGCCAGGGCCAGGCCCAGAAGCAGCGAAAGCAGGAAAGCCAATACATTCTTCATACCTCTCTCCTTTCCACAACGCCCTACGTTGCAACCATAACACACCCTGCAAGGCATTGTGTTCGCTGGCTTACCTAGCCCATGCTCAGCAGAACCGGTTCAAATGGGCAGCAAACGCACGGTAGCCAGGCGGCCCTTGCAGTAAAAACTAAGCATGTCAGGGTTGCCTGCCATGCGGGCCATGGTGCTGGAAACGGTGCATCAACCGTTGCGGCAGCAGCAACTAGCGGTACCCCAACCCCTGGGCCGCCAGATCCTGCTCCGGGTGCGGGCCTGTGGGGTCTGCCGCACCGATTTGCACATCTACGAGGGCGACCTGAAGGAACCCAAGTTACCGTTGGTACTGGGCCACGAGGTGGTGGGCGAGGTGGTAGCGCTGGGGCCACAGGCACAGCGCTTCCGAGTAGGCCAGCGGGTGGGGGTGCCCTGGCTGGGCTCTACCTGCGGCACGTGCCGCTACTGCCGGCGGGGCCAGGAAAACCTGTGCGAACAGGCCCGCTTCACCGGCTACACCCTGGACGGGGGTTACGCCGAATACACCCTGGCCCACGAGGACTACTGCTTCGCGCTGCCCGAGGGATATGGCGACCTCGAGGCTGCCCCCTTGCTTTGTGCGGGTCTGATTGGCTACCGGGCCTACCGGCTGGCCGGCGAGGGGGTCGAACGGCTCGGCCTTTATGGCTTTGGCGCGTCAGCCCACCTGCTTGCCCAAGTTGCTGTCTTCCAGGGAAAAGAGGTGTATGCCTTTACCCGACCCGGCGACACGGCGGCTCAGCAACTGGCGTTGCGATTGGGGGCGGTCTGGGCGGGAGGCTCCGACCAGCTTCCGCCCAAGCTCCTGGACGCAGCCCTGATTTTCGCCCCGGTAGGGGCCCTGGTGCCCCAGGCCCTGCGGGCTACCACCCGGGGCGGGGTGGTGGTGTGTGGGGGCATCCACATGAGCGAGATTCCCGCCTTTCCGTACAGCCTGCTCTGGGAAGAACGCGTGGTGCGCTCGGTGGCTAACCTCACCCGCCAGGATGGCGAGGCGTTCCTGGCTTTAGCCCAGGCCGCCGGGGTGCGGCCAGAGGTGATGCCTTTTGCCCTGGAGGAAGCCAACCAGGCCCTGATGGCCTTGAAAGAGGGGCGGGTGCACGGTGCGGCGGTGCTCCAGGTTAGCGCGGGGTGAAGAAGAAGGCAAAGCCCAGCAGGGCATAAACCCCCAGCAACAGCACCCCTTCCAGCCAGTGGCTTTCCCCATCGCGCACGACTGCGTTGGTCGCCAGAATCGAGGCCGCCAGGGCGGCAAGTTCCAGGGGGTTCTGAAACACCAGATCCATCGGGCGGCCCGCAAAATAGCCCACGATCACCAGAATGGGCGCGACCAGCAGGGCAATCTGCAAAGAAGAACCCACGGCAATCTGTACGGCCAGGTCCATCTTGTTTTTCATGGCGAATACCACCGCCGCGAAATGCTCGGCGGCATTGCCCACCAGCGGAATCAGGATGATGCCCACAAAAAACTCCGAGAGGCCCAGCACCTTGGTGGCCTCTTCCAGGCTGCCCACCAGAAACTCGGCCATTACCGCCACCCCCACCGTGGCGGCGGCCAGCACCCCCACCGCGGTGGCCACACTCCAGCTGGCCTCGTGGTGCCCCTCATCGGAAAGGCCCGAGACCAGGTCTTTGTGGGTGCGCAGGGAAAAATAGATGTTGGACAGGTAAATCAGAATCAGCACCCCTGCCGTGGCCAGGCTGAACATCTGGTCGGGCAGGGCGGGATTTGGCACCTTGAAAAAGTTGCGCTCGGCGATGTCGAAAAAGGCCGGCAGCATGAAGGCAATCAGGGTGAGGGTCAGGAGTGAGGCCATCAGGCCCGCGGCCTGGGCATTGAAGCGCTGGGTGCTGTAGCGCAGGCCACCCATGAATATGGAAAGCCCCAGCACCAGAAGCAGGTTGGACAGAATGGAGCCGGTGATGCTGGCCTTCACCACCTCGATCTTGCCAGCCAGCAGGGCCACCAGCGCAATGATGAGCTCGGCGGCATTCCCAAAGGTGGCGTTGAGCAAGCCCCCTACGGTGCTACCTGCGCGGGCCGCCAGTTCCTCGGTTGCGCGGCCCATGAAACCCGCCAGCGGCAGCAGGGCCAGGGCCGAAACCAGGAATATCCACACCGCCGGGGCATGTAGCACTTCCAGCGCAATCGCCAAGGGCACAAAACCCAGCAAAATATAGTTCCACATGGTCTATCCCCCCAGCCACTTCTCCATAAAAATAAGCTCATCGCGGCGGTAACCCAGCCGCTCGAAAAAATCCTGTGCCCCACTGTAGGAAGGCTCCACCAGCAGGTTCAGCTTCTGGCAACCCTTGGCCCGAAGGCGGGCCTCGAGCTCCTCCATCATCCGCTTGCCCCAGCCCTGCCCCTGCCCAAAGGGGTGGATGGCCATGTGGTACAGCCAGCCCCGGCGTCCGTCGTAGCCTGCGAGCAAGGCCCCCAGAATCTGGCCGTCTTCCTCCACCACCAAAAACAGGTCGGGGTCGCGCTCGAGCTTCTTCTGCAAGCCCTCAAAGCTATCCGAGGGGTTGAGCTCCAGGCCCGCGTCTTGCCAGAGGGCCATCACGCTGGAGTAGTCGGCCATGCGAAACTCACGGATGGGCATGATGCCATTAGCCTAGCGCATAGCCCTGTCTAAACGAAAGGGTAACCAGGATTTCCGGTAAGTTCTTATACCAGATTCGGTTAGTTCGTCACCATTCGGTGACGAACTAACCCGACCGAAGGGAGTGCTCTAGGATTCAAAAAGACAGCCTCTGGTGTTTTTGGTTTTGTAAACTGTCTTTTTGAATCCGATATTACGGCTTTTGGGGGAAAAACGCCTGGGCCATCTGGGCCATAGGGGCTAGCTCATGGTGCTGCTCGGCCATCACTCGGACAGCGGTACTCAGACTTTGGCCCTTGGCTTCGGCCTCGTGGGCCCGCTGGCTCCACTGCTGCCACTGCTGCTCGGCCTGGCGGGCGCGCAGCTCGGCGCTCTCGGCCCGCTGGCGGTGCACCTCCCGCCCAAAAAAATACCCCGCCGCCGCAAAAGCAATGGCCTCCACCCCGGCAAAAAGGTAGAGGGCACGGTTCCAGGTGGTCTCGCTCGAGTCCAGCAGGCTCAACATGTACACCACCAAAACCGCAAACCCCACCAACACCGCCGCCCCTATCCAGAGGGTGGCCCGCTCCCTAACCTGGGTCGGTTTGTCTTCGGTCATAAATCCTCCCATTTGCTCCAAAATCGCCGCGCTAACCGCCTACCGTGCAGTGGATGCAGGAACTATGCGTTGGGGGCATTGCGCCAAATGCTAAGGGGTCTGGTAACCAGGAACTCGGCATGCACCACTGTCTCTTCAAATGAGCCGCACATCGCATTTTTGGGCAATCAACGTGCTTCAAAACGTACCACAAAACAAGTTACCGCTGCACT includes the following:
- a CDS encoding GNAT family acetyltransferase, encoding MPIREFRMADYSSVMALWQDAGLELNPSDSFEGLQKKLERDPDLFLVVEEDGQILGALLAGYDGRRGWLYHMAIHPFGQGQGWGKRMMEELEARLRAKGCQKLNLLVEPSYSGAQDFFERLGYRRDELIFMEKWLGG